ATGTGCCTATACTGTTCCTGCCATGTCACTTCCTCCTTGTGCTGGTTTGTTTTTGCAGCTGGAAGGTTCAACCCAAATCTATCAGACAGAAGTTATAATGATTATTTGCCAATCTGTGGCTTCTTTTAGAGACATTTCGGATGTTAAGAGATCATTGGTGTAAATCATTCCAAACAGCATCTATATACTGTAGACTTTAACAACACCGAAAGTAAAACTTAAGGCTTTCTAATAATGTACGAAATACTGTTAGACAGCCTCATCCCTTTACAATCCCAATATTAAATTACCACAGTATGAAATAATTCTAAACTTGACTGAAATTCTTGAAAACCATTTGATCTAATAGCTTATGCTTGaatgattaaaatgtatttgaaattattttttaaagcaggTGCAGTAGAGCTGCACGAtagtgacaaaaataaaattgttgatTTAATTCGTTTGATATTTAAAATGCGACTTTTAATTTCTATTAATAGAACttacattataattttatttagagAATCTGTTTGCCATATTCTTTtaggctacacatccaaaacaaactGAGAACATAAAACATGCATCAGACCAACAGCCCTAAACTCAATCTTTGCAAATGCCACACATAATCTGCATGCGCAGAAAATTATAGATTTCCACACAATTGGGACAAAAATCATTCAAAAATCAAAAATCTAATTTCCAGAAATTCCCTGCCCCTTGAATGGTTGTTtattaaagtgatatttcactcaaaaaatgaaaattctctcatcatttcctcaccctcatgacatacaccagatgtgtatgactttctatcatctgcagaacacaaatgaagatttatagaaaatatataaactctgttgatccatacaatgcaagtcaatggtgaccactctgaagctctaaaagcacataaaggcagcataaaagtaatccatatgactccagtggtttaatccgtcttttgaagcaatttgataggtatgggtgagaaacagatcaatatttaaatcatttttataataaatctccaactttgaccagccccaaccagtaggtggcaatatgcatgaagaatgcacattgccaaaaaacagaagaagaatgtggaagtgaagatttaaagtaaaaaatgacttacatttttaactttttctaacccacacctatcatataacttcagaagacatggattaaaccatttatgatgcctttctccacctacagagctggaatattcttctaaaaaccttcatttgtgttcagcagaacacagaaagtcatacatatctgggatggcatgaggatgtgagtaaaagatgagagaattttcatttttgggtgaactatccctttaagaaaatatAGTCACAACTAAAGTATACCTTAAAAGAATTCAGTAATTAACACTTTTCACAATTGTAATTGTAATGTCGATTACATTTTTCTATGATTTGTGCAGCCCTAATGGATGAAGGAAAAGCAGTGATTAAGTGTCCAGCATATATGTAAACTTAAACTGTTAAAAAAGCTTCCCAGGATAActtcaagaagttgcttgagagaaTGATTTGTGTGCAGGGCTGCAATCTACACGTACACTACACGAATCTTGTTTAACATTTGTGGTCACGGCATAATTCCTATTCTTCCAATTGTCTTGGTTTAAttctttgatgactttactattattatcaaatttagaaaataataatcattaagAATGAGTAAGACTGTCCAAACAAGAAAGTAACATTACCATATCATGGAAAAGAGTTGATGACAGCATGAGAAAAAACTTGCTTCTCTTCTTTTAACATACCTTGGCAACAGATTTTACAGTGTATGCAAAGGACTTTGAGCTAAGGAAATTTCTTTTTTGCTCTGTGTGAACATGAGTGTTTGTGTTATGTTATTCAGCTGTAATGGTGCAGGAATTTAGCTGCCGTATTATTATGTACATTCTCATAGGCATTCATGGCCTCATAGCAGTAATTTCCTGGTCATGCTTGTAAATGATTACTGACTTTGGATAACTAATAACTTATGCAAACGTTCTTTATACTTTTCTGGTGCATTTGTGCAGGGCAAAGAAAGAGGCAGATCTAGAGAAGCACTTTTCAGGTATCTATATGGAACCGATGGAACCGGAAGTGGAGCAGGAGAAGATCAGACAGGCTGCTGCTGTAGAACAGAGCAGAGCTGAGGAGGAACTCATGGTACGACAAACGCAGAAACAAACGCTGAGAACTCGGTCAAAGAGTGTTCATTGCAGCCACTCACTgctcaatgttttgttttaaacaaaCGATGAAGCAAATGTTTTTGCTCTGACCTGGAGGCTTGTTCTTTCTCAGAAACGGGAGGACCTGGAGAGGAGTAAAGCAGAGGAGGAGCTCCGGAGGCTGGATCAGGAGAGAAAACAGCAGACTTACATGTGTCTGAAGGAGTTGCAGACCAATAAACAGactcaagaggaggaggaggaggagaaacaGTGGCAGGAGACATGTAAAAAGCTCAGTCAATCCTACAACCTGTCACCGTACAATCTGCATTGCTTTAACTACACTGTTTCCTCAATAACTAATAGTTACTAAAGCTATAGTGTGGAACTTATGTGTCACTAGCGTAACCAAATAgacttgcaaaaataatgactgattCCAAACAGGTTCCCCAAACATTCCCCCTGTCTGCCATTAGTCGAATAAACGggtatttcaccacaaaatcacaGCATTAGTCATGAAAATCAcacacggtcatggaaaacctggaatatCCAGGATGATCACACTGTGAAGTCAGCAACAATGGgtcgaaagttttgctgctgaatttggcagcctgatctcatgaaaatcatATGACTGTGGTGGCATTTTTGCGAAATGATACCCATGAcctggttcattacacatattacggcagttccgaggtgaagtgtgcaaacctacctccctaccttaaacctaaacctaaccgaaagaGTCATAAAAACCAAATGTGACGTCACATTTGCACATTACTCTATGATTTGTGTgaaggtgaataaaagtaattgttgttgtagtgcatctagtgttcattccacTAGAAACCTACTGCGATACATGCAACGAgccatgtaaaataattttgacaaaatgtaggtatagtatcGTGATTCtctgagaccaggttggaaatctgtctgtgcttactgaaattgaaAGCACTGCCCCCTGTgtccaaagctggaagtgttgttgaatttaAGGGCATGTGTAATCTCCAGTTTCCaggtaaaatgtccaaaaaagagttgtttttacttttatagttcattttagttttttaatgatgtaatacagttaaCAAGGATGGATATTGTATTACCCAAACCACTAAACATCAGTGGACTAAAAGTATGATTTTAGAGCAATTTAATGCGACTTTTCAATCACGCTTACTCGCGCTGTTTATCTGAaaatgattacttcctggttcccatgggaccagaacctgtgtctctttTGTTCGCACACTTTCAGTAGTgctagagggaaatgtgttcacACTTGAATGTGTAATGGGAGATTGtgtttgtcagtaattcagctgaaCGGGGTCAATGTCAGGGTCGAttttccatgtgatcatgttgaaatgtcacagaatattacatttcttATTTCTAGCCCTGAAAAACACTAATGTCTGTAtaacgtgtgtgtttgtggtttcaGTGCAGAAGTCAAAAGCCGCAGACATGCGCAGACGCTCCCTAGTCAAACAGACCATCGAGGACCAACGCAGACGCTCTGTCAAAGCTCTAGAGAGAGGTCGTGTGGCAGCCATTACAAAGACCTTCTGTGGAGGAAATCAAGTCCCTCCACCCAAGCCCAAACCCAGAAGCACCACGACCAGCAGCAATGCCATCACTCAGTGAGTCACGTCACATGCTTTACAGCTATAGTATGTCTGTAGTTGTTCATTACTATGACACATTTAGTGCTATTTGCTAACTTATTTTCAGacatagttttgcgttcccttacaaAAAAGATTTGCTCTCCCTTGAAAaatgttttgcgttccttcgcattAAGGTTTGTGTTTCATTGCAATAGTGTTAtccataaaattaaaaacatgatGATGATAATCAATAATCTGAGCCCTCATTCCAAGACGTTCACTGTGGCAAAACAGGATTCAGCAAATGTGACCGGACCTGTCTTAAGAGAGCTATTAGTTGTCACAGATTCATTCAACTGTACGTCAAGTCTTTTCATGTCCATCATCTCAGGAATGTTGTACAGCAGACAACTTCTGTAGTCGTATGTATTCACAAGGATTTCCCCTTAACAGATCATCTATTAAGTACAAAAGCACTGACGGCTTTAAAAATGCCGTTGTCAGTTCCTGTCTAGTGTTGTGATGTATGGTGGCTGATGATTTCATGTTAATTAAAGACACATGCAAGTAATCAAATATCTCTTTGTTCTGACTGACAGGAAGCCAGAATTGCGGCGCTCATTGTCAACGTCTAGTAGAGCACATATCATTCGCTGGTTTAAGGAGGAACAGCTGCCTCTCAGAGCGGGTTTCCTGCGTGACCAGAGCGGGATTGCCCCCTGGTTTCATGGTGAGAGAACTTGAACTATATAGTCTACTATTAAACTTCAAAGGGTGTTTACACTTGAGTACAGACCAAAAAGTGATGAAGAACCCAGTTCTCTGCATTCACGCTGTCCTTTGCCTTGACAGATCTCAAACATATTTAGAATTATGTGAATATGATGGTAAAGTGAATCTGGAGTGTTTTTTGTTCACAGTGCATGTTATATGCAAAACCATACCCgaagcacctcctgagatgatctcCGTTCACTTTAAGGAGTCTGAGTTTGTTTACAAGTATTCACATTTTAGCCAAAATTCAAGATCTTTAAAACCAGCCAAGTGTGAAAACCCCTCAAATGTCAGGATCCTTTAAAGGATTTTACCTTGAGTTGTGTGAGCACTCTTGAAATAAACACACCTGTAGTCTTTTCAAAGGAACAGGATTTGAACTGAATACAATCATTTTGCTGAAGGTTCtaatgttcattgttcattgataCTTAATTGTTAAGTCAACGTACTTTTCCCAGTAGAAGGAAATCTAGTAATAATGAACAGAGCGGCTGCTgcagtgtttgtgttgttctgctgcccACTGCTGTTAAACAGCTCAACACACCGCCTGTCAGACTGCTCTTGCATTTACTATAGGTACACCAAAGACAATATAGACACCaccttctaattaacaggttCCAGTCATTTCTGTGAGGACAAACCTGAATCATACACCATACAGTAACATTATATAGAACTGTGTGCTTCCAACTTCCACACCAGAAAAATTATGATTTGACTTTTATAGGTAACAGTCATAATTGTTCCGATTAAGAATTCAAATAAACTGGGGGTCTGGTTAGCtccgcgagtattgacgctgactaccaccccatccagggcgtgctgagtgactccagccaggtctcctaagcaaccaaattggccaggttgctagggaggttaaagtcacatggggtaacctcctcatggtcgcgatttagagtttctcgctctcaatggggcgtgtggtaaattgtgcatggatgcggagagtagcatgagcctccacatgctgtgagtttctcctgtgtcatgcacaacgagccacatgattagatgtgcggattgactgtctcagaagtggtggcaactgagacttgtcctccaccactcggattgaggtgagtaaccgcgccaccacaaggacctagtaagtagtgggaaatgggcattccaaattgggatcaaataaaaaaaaagaatttaattgACCTCTGCATCATTCTACGGGATAAGGTAACAAGATAAGATATGAAAACCTCTGCTTTGCAAATACGTGGCACcttgtgatgtttttattttttaaataacaccaaAATCGACAAgtcaaatattaaattaaagctctcattctcatgaATGTGACTATGCATAACAccaaaatgttaattattatttattttatagttaTCTGCCATAACAGCACAgttttaattattatcaaaggaaTCACAAAGTGGAATGTGATCTtcgtaaaacatacattttctacTCGTCTGTGAGCTTGTTTAGGTAAATGATCCATTATGTCTCAAATGTCCAGAAATATCATGATAaataaatcatcagaaaaatgtaTCTATTATACAGAATGCAAACCGAGGATCTCCATGTTCCAACGACACACATattaagcttctagtccactctgatgccgagatattcaatgaaacattgGGGAAGGTGCGTGAGATCACaaaatagactgaatgtctatggacaagcacatgGCGAGTGCTTCGTTGCGTTACAGTGCCATCTGcatttcacatctgtatattgtgatagaaGGTGATAAAGGTTTGTTTTTCCTAGTAATTGCTGTCATCTAGTGGAATGAACTGACATTTGCAGGAACATTAAGCAAACCGAGCCTAAATCACAGGCTTTCAAAGATGggataaaagtttttaaaaatgtatgttgttctTAAGATTGTAATAATTTACATTCATATTTATGAACCATTGCAATTCTGTAAAATTAGGCCAATATTATGTAGTTAggccactgtatgtgtgtgtaaggtgAGTTTTTAAATTTGGGTGTGAAAAATTGTAGGCAGCAGCCAAAATATGTAGCAGAGCTGAATAGGTGACATTATTAAACTGAAGTATTTACTACAACATAAATGAAGGTACGCTGTGTTTGTATGGTTAGAAAAGGAATATGTCCTTGTAAAGGTGAACAGTGCCTCTAAAACCACTCCAggggacatactgtatattatattaactTCTATATGAACTCTGACACTGCTGCAGGTATAATATCTAATGCTTCCTAATACTATCAGGTATTATAACTCGTGAGAAGGCAGAGGAGCTGTTGAACGAGGGGGAGGCCGGTCACTTTCTGgtgcgtgtgagtgagagaaTTTTTGGATATGTGCTTTCTTACCAATCTAAAGAGGGAATCAAGCACCTGCTCATCGATACTTCAGAGAGCTGCTACATGATGTTAGGAGACCACATCAAATTCACTTCTCTCACAGAACTGGTGGAATATCATCAGGTAAAGCATTATTCCTGTGTGTGTGACCGGGGGTTTAATTAATTggctttatattttatacatggCCATGTTTTGAAGCCAGGACCATTCACTCactagtatttttttatttgattgaattGTTGCAAGTATCCAGTTGTAATTTACAATAGTTAAGGCTGTTTTTGTCACTAGGTGGAGCCGCTAAGCCCATCTGGAGGGGAGTATCTACTGCACGCGCGTGGCCAGAGAGCAGGTGCCGCTGACTACACAGACCTCTTCAGCTGAACTGTAAACACTGACATAAACCACCTGAATGAAGAATATTTGAGCCTTCACACTGTAAACAAGCGTACTGCACTGTGATACTTAGCAGGAATCATTGGACAAAATTGTCAACCCTGAATgtatgatttaataataataaatacagcaAGAATAACTTGAACTAGAATTCTGTTTTCATGGATTATCACATTTCCAGAGGCACCCAAATGAattgtattgcatttatttgaatccAATTATTGATGTACATTTATGACCACATGATTTTTCCATGTTTAAACAGCCTGTTTCTTTTTGTAATATGATATTGACTTTAAAAGTGCTTTGCTTGtaaaaagattataatttttcTGTTAATATAATTGAAATAATGGTATTAATAATTACTATATACACACATCATATACAGCGTAATTAACACTGTTGTTTAACAAtgggtgtgtttacatgcataatcttACACTGATTTTGGTTAAGAAGTTGACAAAACATAAGGTCATGTAAATGTCATAAGTGGCTTTTCTTTGTCAGTGTAAGTTCATAAATAGTTTAAGCATAAACTGATtgagttgtgtgtgtggatgtctAAATGGTTTTCTTGCATTTTTGATAGTTGTACATGCAAGTGCACTCATTgtttattatttcaaaacacagttTCGGACTATGCCCTTTTGTTTGTCTGACACTGTAATAAAAACTTTGGCTGCAATATGAAAACAAAAACCTAATATAATATAAACCTAATAGACTCTACATGTCTGCTTTTGTTTGGGAAAGAAACAGAATTAGGAAGAACATTGGCACAAATTTGAACAATATATTAACGACACTAGTAATATCTCCTTTACATAACTCTTCGAACATGTTTAAAGGGATTATGAAATGGAAAATCTAATTTCGCTTGATATTTAGATGCATATAAGAGGTGACTCTATtattaatacattctgtaaatttcagaactcataACTTCCCAATCTAAAAGAGCATTTATATTTCCCACCCTGCTGAAACGTCTCATTATGAAAACTGTGTTCATCACGAAACATTGCTCAGTTGTATTTACATGCCCCACCACATgtgtcatcgcacccttggcgTTCAGTGTATGGTAAACAGAGTAACAAAAGTAGAGAGACAGGCCTAGTGTGACCAACTATTCCTAAACACGATAGGGACTATTCGAAGTTCTTTGTGCATGTAACACAGCTTTACACAGATGTCTTTTGACCATTGTCATGTTTATCGCgcctctttttaaagacgcgttgTCAAGTTACGACTCGGAAAAGGAGACACTgttagcccttttccaccaaaatgGTTTGGGTGCGGGTTCTCGAACTGTTCCGTGCATTTCCACCGCAGAAAAGGCTGTTCCAGGGCCAAAAAATCTGGTTCCGCACCGGCCCCAAAAGATTGCTGGTCTCTACACAGGAACTGATAACATCAGGGGACGGAATAATGTTTCGCCACCATGGTAAAGTTTTCCCAAAAACCAACAGTAGCTACCatctgcagcaaggagtacttctctttataacaacaataaaaatccacaaaatgatCAGACAGATATTTGCCAAATTTGTTAGCTTTTCTTACACAGTTGTCAtcttatttgtgcattgtgttttcagattttacgatttttgaccagctactcacTAAGTTTGGAAGATCGCGGCTATCTGATAAGTAAAATGGTGGTATTTTCTATCAATAAcattatatgctatggcaaaaatccaaCTACAACaatctgctacaccaatgttaataCTGATTCCACTGTAAAAGTTCACAGAACTGCACGAGTGGAAAAGGGCTGTTTGGAGTGAACAGTTTTaaatattcggatgcaatgtgttggatgtgtgttgtgtaaaccctgaaatgtagttttataatattgtgaagagagcttgtttattctcttcaGATGGAGTTTCAAATCTAGCTGAATTTGAGGGGcagcacgatgttagccaatcagaacagtgggtgcttacattgaagtttaaaggagatgCTGAGGCCAAAACAGACCAAGCGTTTGAAACAGAAGGCCAAAAAGGGTGGTAAATGATCATCTATTATTAAACTATGACAGTTTTGATGCAAAAACCGTTACTGACAGTattagtggacctcagggaatataataaaatgataaaaaaaaaaaaaagaaaatagcatttcatgacccttttaagTATGCtgtattagtttatttatttgtaaatcctTTTACAATAGAAAAGTTGCAACAAtttgccttttatttattttttataaaagcataCATATGAAGTCAaatccatgccacatatatttgcaaaaatatgagGAATTgcaaatacatacacaaaaacagaagacattTAGACAGAAAAGTATATTTACGAATGCTTAAAAATTGACAAGCTTTGGAATCCCACAGCAATTCGAAGCCTCCCACATTCATGTGCATATAATTAATAAAGTGgcacaaatgcatttaaaatgcaatCGTACATTCTGATTCTACAGAAGAGTAACAAACACAATATCAAACAAAGGCAACAAGAAACAGTTATCATGAACATTTAACTTGTAACTGAATCTAGACACTTTTGCTTCCCTTTATGTATCCATTAACTGTACAAGCTTAAACTCAATACATGAACACAACAGCACTCACAACACTGGGTCTGGAAGACCTTTGAGGTATGTTTATATTGCACACTAACTGTGGTGTCATTCCAGCTGAAATAgcttgatctgtgtcatttttcTACACATGAGGACTTCTGTTAGGATACTGACTAAAGTTTAAAAGGATCAAAATATGAGGGTGCAATTAAATACAGTGTGTTATTGCATCTTGCAGGGGTACATGAATAGCTCGGGTAAATTTTGTCACCACATTCACTAAAATAATGAAGCATTTAAAAATCAGAGAAAACAAATCATAAAGATGATGcattatgatttaattatttttgcaaatatatgcacAGGTAAATGAAAATCAAGAATTAGGATAGAATGATTAGATCCCTGATGAAAGCATCCAATAGCTTGTGTGAAGCTAAAGAGAACAGATCATATTATaaatctatccctttaattgactccattaaaatgtataaacaagGACATTTTGGTGCATTGTTTTCCTTGTAATAAAACCCATTGCTGCTTTAATTAGTCAGTTAGTCATCCAAGTGTCATGATGACTTCAGTCCTGTAAGAAGCACCAGAGGAACGATTCCCAACCACATTGCAAACTCAACTCTATACAGTAAACTCGCGTGTGACAAATTCAAGGCACAGATGTGTCACATGAAGAACTGTCCCAACAGATTGGCCACTCCGAGAAGGATGAGGAACCCGTGGAAGACAGCGGATGGCCAGCGTAACTCACCTCGCCGCTTCAGTGCGATCATGTGTACCAGAGAGGGAAGAACAAACACTAGAGCCAAACCACACATCGCCCCCGAGTATCTGAGAGGAAAGCAAAGATTAGCAACTACCAAAGACATTCACAGtattatgtgcacacacacacagtagatgCAATATCAAgacaaaatacccattttaaaaaGGAAGCAAGACTTCAACGCAACAGCCCTGAAATATGACAACTCTTACCTGATAATAGAGCCAATATTGGGGTAAAATCTGGCCATGAGAACTCCAGCTCCAACAACAAGGATGTTCAGAGCAAACACACGGAGGAAACTATGAATGGAAAAACAAGGGCTTTAAGATGATGCCTTCGTTTTCAATGCATTCAACATGGCCAAACCTTTAAAGAGCTCACATCGTACAATCAATTTTTTGCTGCTGTGACTTTAAGAAACAACCTCTTCACATGTGAAATGAGTAACGGTGTTTTGCTGCATTCTCACAAGAGCTGCAAGTTTGCTTTCAGGTCGAATATCGATTGTAACTGCCACATCTACCAAGTACAGCCGCATGACACTGACAGATTCATTAAACAATCTGTGCTGAAGTCAAACTGCTCCGATCAGATGGAAATGATCATTACAGCCACTCGTTTGTAATGTTGGGATTCTACAGAAGACTCCGCAGAGCTGTAGGTGCTACAcgttttttcatgtttttcacaGATGTTCGTGTTTTGGGTTTCTATCTCAAAAGTTGGACAAGTTGTTTCCTCATGATACAACCTCTTTTAGAAAACACATGCAAACTCTCATGAAATCTGCCATCTTATTTGTATAAATCAACAGCAAAGATACAGATCCAAGGACCAACATCCACAAAGTcacaattttgtgtgtgtgtgtgtgatgcactGCGCTCACCCCGGGTAATGATCACCAAAGATTTGCCCCATCAGCTGCACCCGCACCAGATACCCCAGCAGAGGGTAAACGGTGGTCATCTGGAACAGAAGAAACATTCTCGCTACAAACACCAGGATGTCACTGCTGGGGAAGTTATCCAGAAAGTTCTGCAACAGAGCAAAAGTCTGCATTAAACACCACACACTGAATGTCATTTGTGATATTGTGAAGCTTACAGTAGTGTCTTACTGGTTCGATGCATTCTTTAGACAGAGGAGGTGATGGAAAGACAGCAAAGATCAGCACGCCCACATACAGGTAAGTTAACCCCACAAGCAGGTAAGCCAACGACAGGTCCCGCACCTGTGACCACAACATCAATTGATACAACACTACATCACTCACAACTAGaagttataatataaataattatagttGTTTAGTCcagaatacattttatgctgctgTAGTTTCCATTATTGTGTAAAATTAAAAGCGAGCACATGGAATTTACTCATTTCATTTACCAGAATATAGTCATATAGCCTACACTTTAAAAAGgatatttgttttacattgagGATCCATTCAAACTCatctaacctttaaaaaaaaaggtataaCATCAAGTAATTAGCTTAAATTAATCATATTCAATTATATCTTTCTTTTTAAAAGAGCAGATAATTTAGATGTAACcatatgaagcacattttaacctaacacaagctacctgacaaaacatttttacatatgcaGTAAATATGAAATTAGTATAAATAACAAATTATACATtgacttataaaaatattttgagtttcgCCTACGTGTAATTTTTCCACCAATGCAAATGGAAGACTGTATTGAAATATTCGGACACTCTGACATCGGTAGAACCAGCTTGTGTGAGTGACATGGCCACCATGTAAGCAATGCTATATGATGAGCTCGTGAATACGTGTTTGGTTGAGCACTATCGTCTCTTTAAGATATTAATcagtgtatttttacatttacacacacacttgctgCACAAAAAGCACAACATCAATACATTTGCCCAGTGAATAAGTCCAGGGATGATTATtgatattagaggtcgaccgattaatcggccgattgtttttgcattttttaacataatcggcatcggccaatatccaagtatatcaagccgattattaggcaggcgcatctgtgggcagcctagtgttgttgtggaacacgtgttcgacgcacgctgcccctagagtcattttccagcagagtgaacagacctcatccagagcctaaggaaggagctaagttccttggagaaaacagtaagggttaaatttgtataacttatttatatttaattaaaaacttttgatatgttacagccaacttcgagaaaaaacgcgacaaacgcgttcggctactttggatattgatagagtagttgaagttgcattatcacagcagaagggttgctatcatgtcacaataagtaaacAAGACTTttgtgaatctgagacttttatttgttctgtttgtgtgtcttatatttgagagggttgtcactcaatgcagagaaataagtaataaaaaagataccaacgcactatatgctagtgaaggactggctttgtaAGCTCGGacattatcggttctgctgtcagtactggagaaattaagaaaatacatgtattattgctatattattttatctcgccagccatttctatgtataataatatgaaaccatttgcctgtgatgcaatttagctattcgcagtcagagag
The sequence above is drawn from the Xyrauchen texanus isolate HMW12.3.18 chromosome 43, RBS_HiC_50CHRs, whole genome shotgun sequence genome and encodes:
- the LOC127636100 gene encoding SH2 domain-containing protein 4A-like, which codes for MLQQILTDMYIEPELLAELNEEQKRVLFFKMREEQIRRWRAREMQLEKEETARMKHKKVSGKCVSWMKGLDDDVWVWVMGEHPHDKPYDEICDEIMTESAGLQAQRQAEQLRAKKEADLEKHFSGIYMEPMEPEVEQEKIRQAAAVEQSRAEEELMKREDLERSKAEEELRRLDQERKQQTYMCLKELQTNKQTQEEEEEEKQWQETLQKSKAADMRRRSLVKQTIEDQRRRSVKALERGRVAAITKTFCGGNQVPPPKPKPRSTTTSSNAITQKPELRRSLSTSSRAHIIRWFKEEQLPLRAGFLRDQSGIAPWFHGIITREKAEELLNEGEAGHFLVRVSERIFGYVLSYQSKEGIKHLLIDTSESCYMMLGDHIKFTSLTELVEYHQVEPLSPSGGEYLLHARGQRAGAADYTDLFS